The window TTACAAATGATTTAGACCTTCCTGCAATGATAACACAAATAGATTTAATGGTTAAACATATAAATCAACAATTGCTATTTGAAGAGATAGACTCAACGCCAACTAAATTAAATATAATTTTAAATGTTTTAGGTTTTGATTTTAAATTAAAAGAATTAACAAAAGATGAAGTGAATGAAATTTTAGAATGACAACAATTATTATTTGAAAAGAAATTTGACATGGCAGATAGTTTAAGAAAAAATTTATTAGAACGAGAGTTATTATAATGCAGCATACTAATAAAAATGAATTAATTATCGTAACCGGTAAGCATTCTGTTTTTGAATTAATTGAAAAACAACCTAATCAGATAAAAAATATTAAAGTTATTTCAAAAGTGCTTCTAACAAAATATAGTTCAATTTTAAAAGAGTATAATATCGATGTGCAAGTACAAAAGAAATTAACAAATATAAATGAAATTGATTCTAATAAAACACAAGGAATAACAGCTGAGTTAAAAGATTTTTTATATACAGATCTGCAAAAATATTTAAAAATTGCAAGCAATTATAAAAAACAAACAGTTTTAATTTTAGATAAAATTAATGATCCGCATAATTTCGGTTCTTTAATTCGTTCTGCCGTTCAACTTGGTGTTGACGCAATTATTATTCCAGAAAAAAATCAAGTTAAAGTTACATCAACGGTTATAAAAACATCTGTTGGTGCAATATGAAGTATACCGATTATTTTAGTTCCAAATTTAGTTTCAACAATAAATTTATTAAAAAATAATGATTTTTGAATATACGGAACTAATCTTTCAAAAAATAAAACAAAACTGAATGAAACTCCTTTCTATGAGAAAATAGCTTTAATTTTGGGTAATGAAGGAAACGGTATTTCACAAAAATTAAGTGAAAAACTAGATTTTAATATTTTTGTGCCGATGACAAATTTAATTGACTCTTTGAATGTGAGTGTTGCTGGAGCAATTATTATGTATCACATTTTTATAAGCCAAAAAAACAATGAATAAAATCATAAATTCATCGCAGTTTAATTTTCTTAAATATTTAAGAAAATTCTTCACAAATGCAAATTTCTTTATAGTTCAACAATTCGTTAGAGAAGTTTTAAATTCTTTTAGAACAAATACAAAAATATTAAAAAGTAGAGATCCATATTTGAAATTTATGAATTTAATAAACTATTGAACAAAAATTTTTTTGAATAGTGAAATAAATTTTATAAAATATAATAATAATCCATTGAATCAACTTTATGAATTGTGTCTTAATTATTTAAGAAATTATTTTGAAGATTATATCCAACATATCAAAATAAATTTCAAATCGAATGAAAGATTAAATAATTTAATTTTATTTAAAAAGTCTCTCAAAAAAAACGAAATAAAATTAGCAATTAAAAATAGAATAAATAATCAAGATAACGTGTTAAAAATTTTTTATATAACTAATGATTTAGTTTTAAAAAGATTTTTAATAGGAAATAAAAATCAAAAAAATGAAGTTGATTCTAAAAAAATATATGTAAGATATTTTGTTAAATATGCAAAATTTAATAAAATTGGAGATAAGTTAACTAATTTAGATAAATTTATTTTAGATGAAATAAATTTTGATAATAGATTAACAATGCGAGATTTTCTGTATGAAATTAGTCAGCAAAATTATATGGGAAAATATAAAAATAATTTCAAAAATTCTATTTACATTTTAAGAGAAATTTGAGAAAATATCTAATGTAATTTACAACTCTTAGGAGTTGTTTTTATTTGCTCAATTTAAAATTTAGTGTATTATGTAAGTGAGGTAAAATATGGGTAATAATTCAAAAAAAGTAATTCTTGTTTGTGAAGAATGTCTATCAAGGAATTATTCAATAACAAAAAGTGCTATTGGACAACGCGAAAGAATAGTAATCAAAAAACATTGTGTAAAGTGTAATAAACATACAATACATAAAGAAACACGTTAGGAGATTCATTTATGAAAGATAATTTGTCAAATGATAATAAAGAAATAGACGTTATAGAAAAAAACAAAGTAAAACAAAAATTGGCAGAGCAGAAAGCTCAAATAAAATTACAAAAACAAAAAGATAAAGAAAGTGTAAGGAAATTAAAAAATAATTTAAAAATAACTAAAGCTGAAAATTTAAATCAAAATGATGAAACACTTTCTGATAAAGAAATTAGAAAAAGAGCAAAAAAAGAACAAGAATTAGCATATAAAAATGCAGCTGCTGTAAAATTAAAAAAAACTGAAAAAGACAAAATAAATTGAAAACAAACTATTCGTGAATTTCCAGCTGCAATGACTAAAGAAGTTTTGAAAATTAGATGAGGAACTGCATCATCACTTGGATTTAAATTTTTGATAACAATAATTTTTCTGGCGCTATCCGCAGTCTTCTTTTTCTTAATTGATTGAGGATTACAAGAATTATTTACATTAATGCATGTTTTATAAAAGGAGAATAATATGATACAAGATAATTTAACTAATGAATTAAATCAACCAAAAGGACAATGATTTGTTATCAATTGTAATGTTGGATACGAAGACAGAGTTCGTCAAGATCTATTACAAAAAGTAGAAACAGGTAATTTGACTAATTTAATTTATGATATTAGAATAGCCAAATTACCATTTGAAGGTAAAAATGGTAAGGTTTATGATAAAAATAAATTTCCAGGATATGTTTTTGTGAATATGCAAATGACAGATGAGGCTTGATTTATTGTTAGAAATACACCTGGAGTAACAGGATTTATTGGTTCATCTGGTAAGGGGGCTAAACCACTTCCCTTAATGGCAGATGAAGTTGAAAAAATGCTAATAGATGAAGTAAATAAACCAACTATTGAAGATTATAAAAATCAATTACAAGAAAGAATTAAACTTTCATTTAAAATCGGAGATACAGTTGTAATAAAAAGTGGGACTTTATCTGGAAAAGAAGGTAAAGTTGCAGAATTAAATAATGCAAATAAAACCGCTGTTATTAATATAGAATTGTTTGGCAGATATGTTCCTTCTGAAATTGCATACGATAATATTGAAATAGCTTACAAGGATTAATTTATATATGCAAAATCTAATAATTTTGATTATTAGATTTTTTATTTTGATTGCTAAAATAATTTATTTTTTTGTATTTTTATGTGATAATCTACAAGCGCAAAAGATATATATGTATTTTTATGATTTTATTTATGCATAGATACAAATTAAATTGGGCTTACAAATTATTATTAGTTATAAAATGAAAGATAAATTATCATGAAAAAAATATTAAGTTTATATATCATTTTAATAAACCAAATTATAAAACATAGTTATCATTTTTCTTCTTTTGATTGATGCAATAAAACAATAGATATTTTAAATTATGAAAATTATGAATCTTTTTTGTTTTGGCAGTTGTAGCAACATTTGTTTATGCTGCTGTATCTTCTTATAATAATTCTATTAACTATCAAGCAGCATCATTAGCAGAATCTTTAGTAAACTATAAATTATTTTTTGGACCAGTATTAATTTTTGCACTTTTACCTATAATGTGTTTTGTAGAATCAAGAGAATTATATTTATTTAATTTTAATACTTTATACTATGAGGAACTACGAAACTTTCACAAACGATTAAGAATTAATTTATTGCAGTTATTATTTTCCATTATTTTTATATTTGCTGAAACATTAGTTATACAAATATTTTATTATATGATTTTAATATCAATGCAATTTAATGCGTTAAATTCTTTAATTGCTTTATGTATTTTAGAACTAATTGTGATATTTTCAATAATCATTTGCTTATCGTTATTTTGAATTGCTCATAAATTGATTGGCAAATGAATATTGCTTTCAAATTTATTTTTATTTCTATCGTTTATATTTTTATTTATTAATCAAATAATGAATTGAAAATCATCAACTACTGAATTAAATAATTATGATGAAACAAAAATTCAATTAAATGATGAAACAAAAATAAATTATATAGATTTAAAAAATATTTTGTCTATAGAAAATACAGAACTTTATAAAAAAGAATTTTCAAATACAAAAGATATTTATACACTTATTCACATGTTAAATTATGATTTAAGACCCTTTAATGACAATAATAAAATTATTATTAAAATTTCAAAGTCGAATGATACTTATGCATTTCGAAAATTTGATTATCAAGAATTAATTTCGTATGTTTCAAATAAAAATTTGATGAGTTGAAATATTGCAAAAAATTTAATTCATGAAGAAAATGAAATTAGTTATTTCAATAAATTATTTTCATATTTAAAAGAAGATCAAACTATTGAAAAATTATTAGATTTCTTTAAAGATGATAGTTTACTGGATAAAGATTTAGTGTCAACAAATTTATTAGATTATATATCTATAGATAATGATGGAATACATTTAAATATTAAAATCACAAATGATGATGAATTATTTTTGACAGAATTGTTTAAAGAAATATTTCTTTATTGTTTATATGATAGTGTAACAAATGATAATGATATTGCTGTAAATATTTTGGATGTCATGTTTACAGATAATAATTATAAAAAAACAAAATTAAATTGTTTGGATCAAATGTTGTGAAGTGAACCAATTTATAATAATGAATTGATTGGTATTTTAAAAAAATTTAATTATTCAAATGAAAACTTAAATCAATTTATTGACTATTTTATAACTTCGTTGATTATGAATGTTAATTTAAAACAAATTAATATAACACTTGACATGGCAATTAAAATTTTAAATTATCAAAATAATCAACGAATGAGAAATTATTTTGATATTACAAATCATATGTTCAATTTAGAAATATCTTTTGTATCACAAAGTAAATTAAATAATTATTCATTCTTACACAATAATAATTTAGATAATGTATCTAAAGAAATTAATTCTTTTAATGAATTAGAAATATTGGAAACAGATGACGGTTATTTTATTACAAATAATCTAACTTATTCCAATACGTACACTATATGAATTTTAGTTATTTACACATTAGTAACTTTGACTTTATTTGGTTTGATTATTATTTTAAGAGAACAAAGAATTCGAAATTTTGTTTTTAATTATACATCAGCAGATTTATTAAATGACATTATTAATCAAGTATATAAAAAAGAGGAATATTCAAATGAAAAAACTATTAAGTATATTAGGAACATTAGCATTGGGAGCATCATCAACAGCTCTTTCGGTTTCTTGTTCAACAAATAACTTTAGTCATAATGATTCAGGCAATAATCAAAATGATGAACAAAGTCAGTACAGTTTATTTGGCAAAACTTTTTATCAAAAGAAGATGCTATTTCTTATTATTTAGACAATGAAGTAAAAATAGAAAATAAATCAGATTATCAAAATGATATTCGTTTTGATAATAGACAATACGATACTTTGAGTGATTTATATAATATGGTTGATAAAACAGACGATATTAAATTACAAGTAACACATAAAAATCCAGACAATTATCGTTTGGATGAATTAGGAATGATATCAGATGATGTTGTCACTAATGAAGACAATGAAACAACAGTTTATAAGAATTCAGCAAATCAAGTTGTTGATAGTTTGAGTGAAGCACAAGATTCATATACAAATAAAATTCACACTAAATATCAAGTTGATGGTAATTTGTTTGATAATGAAACTGCAATAATTAGTTATTATAAAAATAAATATGAAGTAGAAAAACCAGATATAAAAAAAATAGATAATTATCATTTAGGTAATTCTTGATATTCAAAAACAGGTTTTGACAAAACACTTGATGCAAGCATTTTAAAAGATGTTTATTACAACAATCAATTAATTAATGAAAATAATAAAGATAATTATGATAGTTTTGAACTAGCACAATACGATAAAGAAAAAGTAACTGAATTAAAAAATAGACCAGGAATGTATTATATACAAACTAAAGCTGATGCCAAAGGTAGGTTAACAGGCAATTTATTTCAGCAAACGCAAGATGATTTAATGCAAAGTGTTTTAGATGCAAAAAATTGAAGTTTAGATAGTATTTCAAGCGAAAGTGTTATGGATTTAATTGAATCATCGATGTTTGAAGTATTTGCAGCAATAGCCTCTGTAGGGCCTTTGAACTTATTGGCAAATGCCAAGACATCATTTCAACAAACAATTTATGATAATTTTGATGAATCAGTTTCACTTTATTTTTCTAAACTGCCAACAAATAAAGTAAATGTGTCTACAGATCAATTTATAAATATTTTAGATAAATACGGTATAAAAACTACTGCGCAAAGTTATTGAAAAATATGACACCATTCACAAATTTAAATTATAATCAAAAAATTACTATTGAACTTTATTTTATTAGAGAAATTTTAAGAAATTTAGATGTAACAAATGATGACAATGACCGAATAAAAAATTTTTATTGTCAAGCTTTATTATCGTTAAATTTAGTTCAAATAGATGGTTCAGATAATGAAGAGCAGTTAAATAATTCATGAACCAATTTGGTAGATTCATATAAAGAAGACAACATAATGGACTTATTAGATTATTTAGTTGAACCAACAGTTTTGAATAATGATGGAGAATCAAAATTAAATATTGATGTAAAACATAAAAATTATTTTGAAATATATTTAAAATTAAATGAATCACTATTTAAATGACAATTAAAAGCCATTGAACCAATTTTGAAAACTATTAAAGCATTTTTAAGATTGACTGCAAGCGCAACTAAAATTGTTGAAGCTTTATCTGTTGCCTTTATTTGAGTTGATTTAGCAATAGAGTTGTTAGATTCAATTGATATTAGAACTACTAAAATTTATAGATTTGAAGTAAGTAAAAATCAATTTTTAACATATCAACAAACAAATTGAGCATGAGAACCGTCAGATTTTGATCCAAGCAGAACTTTTGATGTTTTGGAAATTGCAAAACCAGTAAACGAAATTACTTATTTGTATAATGATAAATATTTTTCAAATTTAAATGAAGCTTATCGTTATGAAAAAAGAGATATTATCAACGATTTATTTAGTTATGAAAAAAATATTAAATATACTTCAAAATATTTTGATGGTTTAACTTATGATTCAAAAGAAGAATTAATTGTGCAAGTCTATAAAACAGTTGAAGTGAAAAGAGCATATGCAGATGAATTTGGTGACATTTTTGATTCATATGAACAAGCATTAAATAGCATTTTGAGACATATTGAAAATATAGATTATAATAAGATTTATTTTTATGATTTTAATGGTATTCAAATTTTAAGAGAAACATATCAACAAGTTTATGATGAAGTACTCTTAGATATTAATATCGAATCAAAATTAATTGACTTTGATGAGTTATTTTCAACTACAATTTTTGATCAATTAACAGATTTAAATAATGAAGGTTATCAAATTTATACATTTGTATATGTAGGGAAGAATTATTATTTTAATTCACAAAGTGCCGCAATAATTTATTATTTAAAATTACATAATTTTACCAATGAATTAGTCAAAATAGATTATTCAACATACACTTTAAATAATCAAACTTTTGATTCTAGAGAATCGTATATTGATTATTTATATGCCAATTTAAAAGAAATTACAGGAGAAAATTTATAATATGTTTAAAATGTTTTTGTTATTAACATCAATATCAAATATTGGTGCAAGTTCACTTGCAGTTATTAGTACTACCCAATCTTTATATAATGAAATAACTGCTATTGAACAATCTATTAAAGATAATTCGTGATTCTTGCGAGAAGAAGATATTTATTTATATCAAAATAAAGAATATCGCAATAAAAATGAAATTTTGGAAGATGTTATAAAAGAAAATCCATTAGAAGAAATTTCAACTTCATCAAATCCAAACAAAATTATGTTAGATGTTAATAGTGGTAAATTAGATCTATCACAAGTATATTCAACAAAAAAAGATGATTATGTTAAAGTTTATCAAAATACTTATGGTAATGTTTTGTTACCAAGTTGTAGTGAAGTTAACTTTATAGATGGTTGTATCCAAAGTGATGAATCAGCTAGAGAAAGAGCATTAGATTCTTATGTATCTCTTGGGAATATTAGGATCAAATATAGTTATGATAATTCAAACTGAAGAGATTCAACAGAAGAAGCCATGACAGCATACAAAAATGCAAAATATAGTGAAGATATTCAATCTTCTTTGTTTTATAATTTTAAAGGACTAAAATATAATG of the Spiroplasma endosymbiont of Labia minor genome contains:
- the rlmB gene encoding 23S rRNA (guanosine(2251)-2'-O)-methyltransferase RlmB produces the protein MQHTNKNELIIVTGKHSVFELIEKQPNQIKNIKVISKVLLTKYSSILKEYNIDVQVQKKLTNINEIDSNKTQGITAELKDFLYTDLQKYLKIASNYKKQTVLILDKINDPHNFGSLIRSAVQLGVDAIIIPEKNQVKVTSTVIKTSVGAIWSIPIILVPNLVSTINLLKNNDFWIYGTNLSKNKTKLNETPFYEKIALILGNEGNGISQKLSEKLDFNIFVPMTNLIDSLNVSVAGAIIMYHIFISQKNNE
- the rpmG gene encoding 50S ribosomal protein L33, producing MGNNSKKVILVCEECLSRNYSITKSAIGQRERIVIKKHCVKCNKHTIHKETR
- the secE gene encoding preprotein translocase subunit SecE codes for the protein MKDNLSNDNKEIDVIEKNKVKQKLAEQKAQIKLQKQKDKESVRKLKNNLKITKAENLNQNDETLSDKEIRKRAKKEQELAYKNAAAVKLKKTEKDKINWKQTIREFPAAMTKEVLKIRWGTASSLGFKFLITIIFLALSAVFFFLIDWGLQELFTLMHVL
- the nusG gene encoding transcription termination/antitermination protein NusG, which produces MIQDNLTNELNQPKGQWFVINCNVGYEDRVRQDLLQKVETGNLTNLIYDIRIAKLPFEGKNGKVYDKNKFPGYVFVNMQMTDEAWFIVRNTPGVTGFIGSSGKGAKPLPLMADEVEKMLIDEVNKPTIEDYKNQLQERIKLSFKIGDTVVIKSGTLSGKEGKVAELNNANKTAVINIELFGRYVPSEIAYDNIEIAYKD
- a CDS encoding Vmc-like lipoprotein signal peptide domain-containing protein: MKKLLSILGTLALGASSTALSVSCSTNNFSHNDSGNNQNDEQSQYSLFGKTFYQKKMLFLII